Proteins encoded within one genomic window of Gloeobacter kilaueensis JS1:
- a CDS encoding pilus assembly FimT family protein: MMRTRYFQLQRRNTRGFTLFEMVIVLAALAVLGGVVATTTVGVTRDANVEATTQGVETMSQWRSQIATANQPGTTNCWNNANLDPLCAGYDSPGDPTIISVPSLLNEGKPMFWPVVKAPWSAVCDQARYPDHYRRVTTILGECSPGWDSAYPLNSTMDRFVANLAKMRL, encoded by the coding sequence ATGATGCGTACCCGATATTTTCAGCTCCAGCGCCGCAACACTCGCGGCTTTACCCTCTTTGAGATGGTGATCGTGCTCGCCGCCCTCGCCGTTCTGGGAGGGGTGGTCGCCACCACCACCGTCGGCGTCACCCGCGATGCCAACGTCGAAGCGACCACCCAGGGCGTCGAGACCATGAGCCAGTGGCGCTCGCAGATCGCGACAGCCAACCAGCCGGGCACGACCAACTGCTGGAACAACGCCAACCTCGATCCGCTGTGCGCCGGTTACGACAGCCCCGGCGATCCGACGATCATCTCGGTACCGAGTCTTTTGAATGAGGGAAAACCGATGTTCTGGCCAGTGGTCAAAGCGCCCTGGTCCGCCGTGTGCGACCAGGCCCGCTACCCCGACCACTACCGGCGGGTGACGACGATTCTAGGTGAGTGCAGTCCCGGCTGGGACAGCGCCTATCCGCTCAACTCCACGATGGACAGGTTTGTCGCCAACCTGGCCAAGATGCGGCTTTGA
- a CDS encoding type IV pilus modification PilV family protein, which produces MLQLKVRRRNRRGVTVIELTIAMIVLIFLALASFFTLSNLSSDSKAEASVSVLEKMRLWGDTVLAKGVQTDFDNFNTIQKPEDQQVQDLKKILGDNFRPQNLQVSLAALCANANVPGNLKNRVSAALGLSSPDGQCPANLPTAGFGEGQYPTPANTGGTASPFYIAP; this is translated from the coding sequence ATGCTGCAGCTAAAAGTTCGCAGGCGCAATCGACGCGGTGTAACAGTAATCGAGCTGACCATCGCCATGATCGTGTTGATCTTTCTGGCCCTCGCCTCGTTTTTTACTCTCTCGAATCTCAGCAGTGACTCAAAGGCGGAGGCGAGCGTCTCGGTGCTTGAGAAGATGCGCCTCTGGGGAGACACTGTGCTTGCCAAGGGTGTGCAGACCGACTTTGACAACTTCAATACCATCCAGAAGCCAGAAGACCAGCAGGTACAGGATCTCAAGAAGATTCTCGGCGATAACTTCCGACCTCAAAACCTCCAGGTGTCCCTGGCTGCTCTGTGCGCCAACGCCAACGTTCCCGGCAATCTCAAAAACCGTGTCTCCGCTGCCCTCGGTCTGTCATCGCCGGATGGACAGTGCCCCGCCAATCTACCGACGGCTGGTTTTGGTGAAGGGCAGTATCCGACCCCGGCCAACACTGGTGGGACAGCCTCGCCCTTCTATATCGCTCCGTAA
- a CDS encoding ATPase, T2SS/T4P/T4SS family, translating into MKSPLLSKSQDRVNRFIRQVSANAAEQSVLEGLYRTSGIRFFAMACQKVSDEQTFWEHCAGVFFSVDGVLHSADLAEVEVQQVEKNWASLGHLVICHRARRSVLTVSPLTVAEQEELQALPVLVPEKLELFNLLRRQIAAGSQSSLSATSVKSHDKIVRWGESPADSAIIQLYEVLLAYEASDVRLFTRGGQCAYVAAHIGEERVLISDEIGELNWGSVENEGRGRQMFARLASAADCEISQRCIQYGNVTLIDRNGQMQTMRLAMAPLGPGDGGDWEIGLRIISQVGFIPLERMNLHPRIYRSITGQWPTGEEAPEALLAEMEQIVDTEQLCLLDLETAISMVTGSMNSGKSMLLQNVGLLRARRGHHVHSFECPIERLVEGLFQYEVTEQNDWSGWSRFATRNDPGDIIFGEINDRATAQRILSFANGKLVLTTLHTNRAVRFTERLRNLLRGEASGNNQTEIASFVSTMGYVFCQRLLPRLCPHCSIVEAVPANIREALQWQFRCWRRPGPGCGRGTCRNEGPLQGYTADRVPLTEALYVPAMAEHFLRPNVTVFELLAIAEQLHQQTYRRTAAWMLDADRRHGGLVSWEKVAPHLQEDRQAMRLLASNTMEVEP; encoded by the coding sequence ATGAAGAGCCCTCTGCTTTCTAAAAGCCAGGACCGGGTGAATCGCTTTATTCGCCAGGTGAGCGCCAACGCCGCCGAGCAAAGCGTCCTCGAAGGACTCTACCGCACCAGCGGCATCCGCTTCTTTGCGATGGCCTGCCAGAAGGTGAGCGACGAGCAAACCTTCTGGGAGCACTGCGCCGGGGTGTTCTTCTCCGTCGATGGGGTGCTCCATAGCGCAGATCTAGCAGAGGTCGAGGTGCAGCAGGTCGAAAAGAACTGGGCCAGCCTCGGCCATCTGGTCATCTGCCACCGTGCCCGACGCTCGGTATTGACCGTCAGTCCGCTGACGGTGGCCGAGCAGGAAGAACTGCAGGCGCTGCCGGTCCTCGTGCCCGAAAAACTCGAACTCTTTAACCTCCTGCGCCGCCAGATCGCTGCCGGCAGCCAGTCGTCGCTCTCTGCCACCTCCGTCAAGTCCCACGACAAGATCGTGCGCTGGGGCGAGTCTCCGGCTGACAGTGCGATCATCCAGCTCTACGAAGTGCTTCTGGCCTACGAAGCCTCCGACGTGCGGCTTTTTACCAGGGGCGGCCAGTGCGCCTACGTCGCCGCCCACATCGGCGAAGAGCGCGTCTTGATTAGCGATGAGATCGGCGAATTGAACTGGGGCAGCGTCGAGAACGAGGGCCGGGGCCGCCAGATGTTTGCCCGCCTCGCCTCGGCGGCGGACTGCGAAATTTCTCAGCGCTGCATCCAGTACGGCAACGTCACCTTGATCGACCGCAACGGCCAGATGCAGACGATGCGGCTGGCGATGGCTCCCCTCGGTCCCGGCGACGGCGGCGATTGGGAGATTGGCCTGCGGATCATCAGCCAGGTCGGCTTTATCCCCCTCGAGCGGATGAACTTGCATCCGCGCATCTACCGCTCCATCACGGGCCAGTGGCCCACAGGCGAAGAAGCGCCCGAGGCGCTCCTCGCTGAGATGGAACAGATCGTCGATACCGAACAACTGTGTCTGCTCGATCTGGAGACGGCGATCAGCATGGTGACAGGCTCGATGAATTCCGGCAAGTCGATGCTTCTCCAGAACGTCGGCCTGCTGCGCGCCCGGCGCGGCCACCACGTCCACAGCTTTGAGTGTCCGATCGAGCGGCTGGTGGAAGGACTTTTTCAGTACGAAGTCACCGAGCAAAACGACTGGTCCGGCTGGTCGCGCTTTGCCACCCGCAACGACCCCGGCGACATCATCTTTGGCGAAATCAACGACCGGGCTACCGCCCAGCGGATCTTGAGTTTTGCCAACGGCAAACTGGTGCTCACCACCCTGCACACCAACCGGGCGGTGCGCTTTACCGAGCGGCTGCGCAACCTGCTGCGGGGCGAAGCTTCCGGCAACAACCAGACTGAGATCGCCTCGTTCGTCTCGACGATGGGCTACGTCTTCTGCCAGCGGCTTCTGCCCCGGCTCTGTCCCCACTGCTCCATTGTCGAAGCGGTCCCCGCCAACATCCGCGAGGCACTGCAGTGGCAGTTTCGCTGCTGGCGGCGTCCCGGCCCCGGTTGTGGGCGCGGCACCTGCCGCAACGAAGGACCACTGCAGGGCTACACCGCCGACCGCGTGCCCCTCACCGAAGCGCTCTACGTCCCGGCGATGGCGGAGCACTTTTTGCGGCCCAACGTCACCGTCTTCGAGCTACTGGCCATCGCCGAGCAACTGCACCAGCAGACCTATCGGCGCACCGCCGCCTGGATGCTCGACGCCGATCGCCGCCACGGTGGCCTGGTGAGCTGGGAAAAAGTCGCTCCCCACCTGCAGGAGGACCGCCAGGCGATGCGTCTACTCGCTTCAAACACGATGGAGGTCGAACCATGA
- a CDS encoding type II and III secretion system protein produces MKKTTCALLVGAMLALPACLPATAQPNTFNLSAQRGVSAKDFIQDLAAQSGLTVIFIERGAGRTAGAPGATSLDGSQSGQDGTYVSGNNTVLNTSSTTPGLASTSAGNRRLDVPLPSQFSLSYNNFQGADPFAQLKEIMEIIGFRAFRSRANRNVIYVSDKLSAPAQVVLRLRVLLVNDSLAQERGLSLGTGLTSGSYDAYGRPIALGRFGLDLGTGGALRGSPYPVYSGLGGATSESGTTPTTGAISGPLGNYGVLPNRSAFTFSFANIVLQLQLLQQINALQTLIDQQLVVTDGETATISQNVQFRVPQAIISNGALINSTQAINARTTLNLTPVVLPSKKQVAVTVRGDFSDPQGSGQDLVINTNSIDIPNLRLDSGGVALLGGATRHDEADIEYRVPLLSDIPLLGALFRGTNHIVKNQRLLIMIEPVIQEQPLAGAELLEAEAPAAESPRNLPPEYPTPRSAPNNFPQQAPENLSQSVPQPVLTPRPQTGVTPLN; encoded by the coding sequence GCCCAATACCTTTAACCTCTCCGCCCAGCGGGGCGTCTCCGCCAAGGATTTTATCCAGGATCTGGCCGCCCAATCGGGGCTGACCGTCATCTTCATCGAGCGCGGGGCTGGTCGTACAGCCGGTGCTCCTGGAGCTACCTCCCTCGACGGCAGCCAGTCTGGGCAGGACGGCACCTACGTCTCGGGCAACAACACGGTGCTCAACACCAGCTCGACCACTCCTGGCCTCGCCAGCACCAGTGCCGGCAACCGCCGCCTCGACGTGCCGTTACCGAGCCAGTTCAGCCTCAGCTACAACAACTTCCAGGGCGCGGACCCCTTTGCCCAGCTCAAAGAAATCATGGAGATCATCGGTTTTCGCGCCTTTCGCTCCCGCGCTAACCGCAACGTCATCTACGTCTCAGACAAGTTGAGTGCCCCGGCCCAGGTCGTGCTCCGCCTGCGGGTGCTTCTGGTCAACGACAGTCTCGCCCAGGAGCGGGGGCTAAGTCTCGGCACCGGCCTCACCTCCGGTTCCTACGACGCCTACGGCAGGCCGATTGCCCTGGGCCGTTTCGGCCTCGACCTCGGCACCGGCGGTGCCCTGCGGGGCAGCCCCTACCCGGTCTACTCGGGCCTCGGGGGTGCGACGAGCGAGTCGGGCACCACGCCCACTACCGGCGCAATCAGTGGTCCTCTCGGCAACTACGGCGTGCTCCCGAACCGCTCGGCTTTTACTTTTAGCTTTGCCAACATCGTCCTGCAGCTGCAGCTGTTGCAGCAGATCAACGCCCTGCAGACGCTCATCGATCAACAGCTCGTCGTCACCGACGGCGAGACCGCCACGATCAGCCAGAATGTCCAGTTCCGGGTGCCCCAGGCGATCATCTCCAACGGAGCGCTCATCAATTCCACCCAGGCGATCAACGCCCGCACCACCCTCAACCTCACCCCGGTCGTGCTGCCCTCCAAAAAGCAGGTGGCCGTGACCGTGCGCGGCGATTTTTCCGATCCCCAGGGCTCGGGGCAGGACCTGGTGATCAACACTAACTCGATAGATATTCCCAACCTGCGGCTCGACAGCGGCGGCGTCGCGCTGTTGGGCGGTGCCACCCGCCACGACGAGGCGGATATCGAATATCGCGTGCCGCTGTTGAGCGATATTCCCCTGCTCGGAGCCCTCTTTCGGGGCACCAACCACATCGTCAAAAACCAGCGCCTGCTCATCATGATCGAGCCGGTGATCCAGGAGCAGCCCCTTGCCGGGGCAGAACTGCTCGAAGCGGAAGCCCCAGCCGCCGAAAGTCCGCGCAACCTGCCGCCGGAGTACCCGACACCGCGCTCCGCCCCCAACAATTTCCCGCAGCAAGCGCCGGAAAATCTTTCCCAGTCAGTGCCCCAGCCCGTTTTGACCCCCCGGCCCCAGACCGGGGTCACACCCTTAAACTGA